A stretch of DNA from Cryptomeria japonica chromosome 4, Sugi_1.0, whole genome shotgun sequence:
aagttcaaGTTAATTACATCTGATCCAGTATGTTTTAAGAAAAGATGAAATCTAGCACTCTTAAATTAAACATtttaacctctacaaatgaattGAAATAAAACCCAAATCCATGTTTAGTCAAAGATACTGTAAGAACATTTGTTTGAGGTATATTGTCAAATAGTTCAGGTGGTCAAAAAGCAGAGCAATGAAAGAGAAGATTTTCCACTAAACCAAATACGTCGATAGCATAAACAAAAGCCACACACCACTAAATATTGGATTTCAAGAAAATGCTAGATAATTTTTCTGAATCTGGAAAACATTTTTGCTAGTTAATTTTTCTGAATCTTGAAAACATTTTTTCTAAGTTGtattatatgtaaaaatcaaagTCTGCAACATTAAAACTTCAATTTGAAGAGACATCAGGTAGAGGCTATTGATGGGTGTTCGATAAAGTGAGTGAAAGGACAGCATAGCAAGGGAGTATCTTATCATGGTATAAAATCATGTATTCTTGTAAGGTTTAGCATTGAAATGAAATATAATCAAGAGAGCATTTATCTATTGAGGGGAGGCATCCATCTCATCATTGGAAATTATGTATTAGCTAACTATAATGATATTCAACGGGAAGTGTTTCTAAGcaccagaagtatgttatctatgAAATTTTGGGGTCAGCAACTCAAATATAGAACCATTTACTATGTGAATAATCGCTGTTATAGCTGATCACATCTGGTTTGAGAGCATATTGTATGTAAAGACAGAGAAGAATTATTCCTTTAGATGATTAGCACGAAGCTCAATTACGTGGAGAAGAATCCCAAACTTATTACATATCAGAGAAAAATATTAGAACAACGAATTATTGTTGGACCAAACAGCAGATCTAAAACACAAACCATGAAAAATCAGAATTTAGACCCAAAAACAGACCCGATTGAACAATCTGAGTCTTCTGAGTCAGAAGGGAAtgactctttttctttcttcatacCATTGTCCAAGATGAAACATACTTCTCTGGATCCCTCAGAAGCAGCAGACAGTCAGAAACCAATATTGTAACCTACATAAATTCCTATTTTTAGTGAAAAAtgaacaaataatttttttatgggAAAAAATGATTTTGTGCTAGCCGGTAAAAACAACCCACAAAAAGAAGCAAATAATATCTGGAAAAGAAAGCACCACCATTAGAGAACTGGACATATATCCATGGTAATCAAATGTTCTCGAGGCGTAGACACTTATAATGTTTGGGGATATTTTAAGACAATTAATATGCAATTCGATGATTAccaaattatatacatatatattcgtTATCAAATTGGAGAACAACAAAATATGGACTTGGTAAGAGCCATAATGTTGTCCATATTTTTTTTGTCTTGGTTTATAGCTTTCAGGCAATATTAATAGGAAAACACAGCAGATGTTACCTACTTGTCATAATTTATGGTATATTGTAATGAACTCCTCTAATGCTTTACGGATGCTAATAGTTTTATTTGGATTTTATCCTTCAGATTCGAGCAAGTTGCTAGATTGCGTTATGTGTGGTGGTTTGACGTATGGCAACGTTTCAAGTGCAGTATATTGTCTCCCAATACACAGTACAGAGTATCATTTATTATTAGAATGGATGACAACAGTCGTGGGAGCCGATATGGTGGGTATCCATCTCCCTTCATCTTCTCAGTTGTAGCGCCTGATGGTGTTCGAATGGAATCTGTTCGATTTTTGGATGATCTAGAAAAACCAGTTGAAAAACATGCGAAAGGATTCAGCATGACTCctttttcacaagatgagaatggctGGCTAGAATTTGTTGCTGGTGAGTTCTTCATAGAAGAGGTGTTTCCCAATGGAGGGGCAAAAGAGATTGTGTTCTGCATGAAAAACGTAGATTGCAGCTTCACCAAGAGTAATGTTTGGGTTGAGGGTGTTAAGATAGAGCCTAAGCATTAGCTGTGTACTCAACATGCCTTCACAATTGGGTGTCTACAATTATCATTACTGTAGTGTCATTTTATCTTTTCAGGAGACAGATTGGTAATAATGCAAATGAAATTTGGTTGATAGTGTGCGAAAAATGATTATTGAATATTGTAGAAAAGGATGATAGAATGGTATAGTGTGAAGTTAGGGTATCAAAATTTATTGACGAGAGGTGAGAGTTGAGACAATAAGAATAATTgatttaaaatgtttttgattagGTATGCAGGATTTTGAAAGGATTTTATGACTTGTACAAGGAAAAGGAAGTTACCGTAGTTTAAAAATTTGTTCCAAAGAACCATTGCCAAATGAAGATCCTTCTACTCAGATTTATAATTTTAAAACTTGTTAGTGTCGATGAACATAATTTGGAGCTTTTTATGTAAGGATATTTTTCTTAGACAAGTctttttgattaattaaacaattttgATAAGCTGAAAAGATAATAAGAAATCATGCAAACTaaatttgattgatagatttgtgTGAAAAATGATTATCCAAGACAACAAAAAGGATGGTAAAACGATTTAATATGAAGCTAGGGTTTGGTAATTAAACAATTTTGATAAGCTGAAAAGATAATAAGAAATCATGCAAACTaaatttgattgatagatttgtgTGAAAAATGATTATCCAAGACAACAAAAAGGATGGTAAAACGATTTAATATGAAGCTAGGGTTTGGTAACTTATTGTCAGAAGTTGAGACAATTACAATAGTTGATGTAAAAGTGATTATGAGAGGGACAATATTGTTAGGGAGTGATTATTTTAAACATATTTTTTATGTTGTGTAATAATGTCCGATCTTAAATGGTGAGTAATGACCTTAAGATAATGTCTTTTTATAGATGACTTTGgcatacaattttaaaattttgatgtaagaATCAATGAATAACTATTAGTCAGATGTGAGTCAATTTCAATatgaaataaaatttatattttaagaaTCTAAATTAAAATTTCAACAATATATTTGAATCTATCATAAAAATAACAAATTTATGATCTCAAGGTTATTGTTCAAATTAAATCCTATTTCTTAAaacttattaatttttaaattaataaaaaataataaatcaattaataTCATatatcatgatttggttctcttaTGGCTTTGAGTTTTGTTTtcttcagagctttggactcttgtGGTGTTTAGACAAGTTGGCTTTTGGGGTGATGGCACTGAATTTTGTTGGACATCTTTGGCTCCATCTTCAGATGCTCTCTTCTAGATTGACTCTCacaacttcctttatatctaatgcgggtGGCAATGTATTGTAATGTATCTGGGGGGTTTGGAATGCCAATGGGCTTTTTATAAatggtagataggcttatgttctTTTGagaaatactgaagggttttcttactggctcTTTTCCTTCAATGCTCTTTGAACTAGACAcatgtaaaaaaaaagaaaatcaatataattttagtggtctcatccacttttataaaaaaaaaataaaaaaaatatcatatatCATGATTATTTGTTGTAAGTattattgtaatgagttttttatttttattttattttatttatagttAAGTagttattaataaaatttatttgaacCAATTACAAgtaagtatttttttaatttttcaatttttttgttttcctAAATCCTATAAATTTTTTAAGTTTAtaaattatgaaaattattttctTGTGCACTGATTGACTCATCTAATTTAAATCTTATACATAAAATTACTCAAAATTTTGGTTACTACAATAATGGTTTCAATCTAGCTTACTATAATTTACCTCAAATCATTTTGTTAATACTTCTTTTGATGATTTATGCATGGGTTGTACATAGTTATCTCTTCATAATTTTTGAATTATGTAGTCATCAAGAAAGGTATTTGAATTATTAGTGAATATGTAATTCGTTATGTTTATTCAAAATTAagtgttttcttttatttttggttCAATATACTTAATATTCCCACATTATTATTTCAGGCCACATCTTATATTTGTACAATATATTAATTCTACTTACAAAATGATTATTATAtagtaatattttattatttcttaatttcaattttaaaGTAGGGTGAAATGGAATATTAGATAAAAATATTTTATAGAAATATTATTGAATTGGGTGATACTTTGTAGTTGATCAACATAATTTTTTCTTGACATAAGTTTTTCAAGCTCAAATTCGACACTCTAAGAATTGAGAAAATGTAGTTGGAAAGTGCTCCTTGATGTTGACCTTCTTCAAAATTTAAACCCAAAATATGTAATTTATATAGATATACAACTCTTTCCCCCTCAATCATAACTTCATATCTAGAGTTTCTTCAATTTAGCACTTTTGATTAGGCATATTCAAGGCATTTGATGAGAGATTTGAAGTaaataattcaagcattcaagttcaacaatcatgatcaagttTGTGTGTTCCTCCATAAATGAAGGTATTCATTAACTTAAACCAAGAAAGATCAAGATTTGTGAAGGCTTCAAGGTGAGAAGTTCATTGGAAAGGTATCACTTGTTGATTCAAAATTTCTTTTAAGATTTTTCAGCCTCTTCCCATCTAGGGGTGAACTCTCTCACATCATATAATAGCTTTAGTAGATGTTAATTACTATGTGgtgtttgacttaggaaagcccctatacAAACCAACACATTTTCCCTCTTCTCCAAAAGCAGGTTATAGATCCAACTACTAAAAATTACAAAGTTGTAGAGAATAGACTAATACATACAATTCAACTTCTTGAATGGGTGAAAACTCTTGGAGTATGTTAGTTAGCAAATGCAATCaaaaaaaattatctaaatttTGGAGAGTGTGATCTATAGAGCATCCTGATCTAGAATTAAAAGTGTTAGGTAATGGAGACACTCTTAGGACTATGGCACATAGTACTCATTAACAACTCATTTATCTCTAGATTATAATGATAGGTTGCTCTCTGTAGCTCATTTCTAGATCTATGCTTTTGTATTTTctttttgatttatttatatgtctATTTATGTTGAACCTTGTCAATTTCTTAATATATTATGTTGTTATTGCATCATTTCTTATCTTAGTCAcacaatcaatttaattaaaaaagggaATCATTAAGCAATAATGCTCTCCTCTCCTAAGGGATTAAGTTGGGCCCAATTGGTTATCCCCCAATGAAATGGAAATGATTACTAGTTTTCATCCTAAATCTAGTGAACAACCATTTTTATTACACTTCACGTTTCTACATTCATGATGAGTGTGCATGAGACATTGAATTCCCTTCTAAACAAAACATGATTTCTATTCTAGAGGGAGATTTCTCACCAAATTATCAATGATCAATATTATGAAAAATAGTAGTGTGTTGAATTGAGATCCAAGATGCATTAAAGAATGATTTTATTTGTGTGTGCAtgctatgttggcttgatgatgatgttaatgctctaataggttgattgatgacttgttttgtgttgtcattaatggaaaccatgtttttttagtTATCCAAGTCATTTAGTCCAACTGGTAAAGCCTAACCAGTAGTAGAGTCAGTTTAACAGTGAACTGGTAAACAGGGACAGTGTTATGATCAAGCGGCCGATACGGAAGATCGGTGAAGAGTTGAGTGATGCAGTTTGGTATGCATGTTTATGACATTGATATTAGTCTATGACTTGAACTGCATCGATAGATTCAGATTATGGAGTGAGTTATGATGTTCTATGCAGTCAGTTCTAAAGAACAGTTAACCAGTAGATAAAAAGTTatatttttgtgatgtgttatgtttTGCCGGCATAAGGAAAGCATGATGATAAAGAtggactagatacattgaacctaggaaattgttccaagggttcttagCCTACTAAGAAAATTTGTTTATAAAAAAAGAAGtatattgtgtgatgaggtatcagATGAAGGATCTAGATTGAGAATTTGATTGTGCAGTGAAAggtgaagctctatattgatgtttAGTCAGTTTTAGAAGCAAAACCGAAGCGGATCTAATCATGCACAAAGGTGCTAATATCAGATTAGTCacttgtttcctaatagttgcagcaagataaaatcctctaaaaaggtcaCTCCTCacagggtgcggtaggatcctcaTAGGTCCAAAggttaaatcctttaacagggtggcaCATTAGCTTGTATTTGAAATCCCATTGCTAGGTAGCTCCCAACAGGgctaggtcctaacatgccttattgtAATTGCTCTTAACCAggtgtcactcctaatagggtgttgtatgaccttaactggtcagatctctattttgcagatagttgatccttgtgggtactaattcccatcgtggttttttccgtTTGGGTTTCCAAGTAAAGACTAATTGTGTTATGGTTGGGATCTTTTATATGGTGTTTGATTATGTGATTATTTTtcttgcatgcctattgattttaaagttgttatGAGGTGTAATCATATTCTTAAGGTTTTTACTTACACTGATTCAGCCCCcgccctcttagtgccttataagtttatcaattggtataaaAGCCTAATTCTCTTAAGGCTTAACTGCATGGGAAAGATCCctaaggctatcatgggggatGGAATGAGTTATAAAGATCTTTCTAACTAGCTTGCATAATCTGAAGAATCCCTAAGTGAGTTGAGGGTTAAGtttaaagcttcattggctaagaggagaGAGATAGCTGAACAGTTGATGGAATTCACAGAAAATAGTTCATT
This window harbors:
- the LOC131074021 gene encoding F-box protein PP2-B10-like, with amino-acid sequence MEISREEKDGASLDELAENCISTILSFTTVKDVCRLAAVCRSWRSAADAHLVWEKMITQRFGQDISQGISSLAFPSKKHLYFSLVTDHGTKSIWLDESTGKIGCMISARDLCIAWGDNRSYWEWVRRDDSRFEQVARLRYVWWFDVWQRFKCSILSPNTQYRVSFIIRMDDNSRGSRYGGYPSPFIFSVVAPDGVRMESVRFLDDLEKPVEKHAKGFSMTPFSQDENGWLEFVAGEFFIEEVFPNGGAKEIVFCMKNVDCSFTKSNVWVEGVKIEPKH